The Triticum aestivum cultivar Chinese Spring chromosome 5A, IWGSC CS RefSeq v2.1, whole genome shotgun sequence genomic sequence GCGTGGTGTATGTGGTGTGAGAGAGCCATGCAAGTATCAAAGAATCATTCCCGTCTCGTGTTGTGCGCATGCCTGCATGAGGAGAAACGGTCGATTTGGACGTTCCTCTTAGCAGGTTTTGAGGTGCTTTAAACATCGTGTTTGCCAAAATTTAAGGCCGTAAATTACCAAACAACTGAAAAGATGAAAGATTTTTTCTACCAATTTTAATACAAGCCCACTCAGAAGTACATTTTACCAAGCTACCAAACACATCGTAAGTTATTCATACGTTCCATCTCGTTAGATCAGTTGACGAAAAACATCTTTATATTATACTCTCTCCGTCTCAgaataaatgactcaactttgtactcaGCAAACACATCGTAAGTACATTTTTATGAGtcagttattttgggacggagggagtagaacggAAGAAGTAGTATGCTTTACCTCCATCTTTTTCTTGTCAGACAGGGATGAGCGAACGGCCGCTACACTACACTACTGCACTGTGTTCACCAGCCGGAACTCTCGAGACCAATGATGTGGTCACTAGCTAGCGAAAGATGCTCTGCGCCGCAGCAAACTGTTCTGGCCGCAAGTATGAAAAAAAGGGGTCCTGCAGAGTAATTGAGAGAGTCGACCAGAAAAAGAGGTAATTAACTAACTTTTTTATTTTGAGATTGAGAAGATGATACTccttccgtaaactaatataaaagtatTTAGATCACTAATTTAAtaatctaaatgcttttatattaattTATGAAGGAAGTAATTAACTAACTAATCGTGCGGCCCATGGGTTAGCGAATCTCTTCTTCCATCAATCAATCCACAGAGAGTAAGGAGCACCGTGCCCCTATCTGACACTGCACTTGGCCACTGTATTTTTTCCTTTGTCTTTACGATATAATACTCCCTCGGTCTCATAATATAAGACTGTTTTTGATACTAGTATAGTATAAAAGAAGTTTCTATATTATAGGGGAAATACTAGAGCCCACGTACATGTCCGTCAGTCAAACAGCCAAAGTAGTGCTGCTGGAAAATCTGCTAGTCAAACGGTTGGTCCAATCCGGGTTAGAATTAACAACGCTACCGTTGTCTGCTGATTGAAGTTGATGTTTGATGATGATGCGTCGATCCATCCAGGTCCAGATCGGTTCGAGTGGTCGTGCCTCGTCAGTCGCCGCTGATTATTGTTGTTTGTGCAGCTCGTCTCCGCGCGCATCCGTTCATTAGCTCCGACGACGACGACCACGATCTGCTCGGACGTGATCGCTCTGCCATGCACGTTGTCATGGTACGTGGAAACTTAGGCATCTTCAGCGCGGATCCTCACAGAGCCCGCATCCGTGATCCGCACACGATTTGCCATTCAACATGCTACACATTGGCCCGCGGATCAGTCCGAACGTCCCTTTTTCTAGCAAACTGAAGACTATTAGAAGGTCTTGCGGGAGTCTCTGGACCGCTGCCACACACATCTTCTTCGACGCCATGAAGTGCGCAATTTACTCCAGCAGAAAGTCACCATCTCCTTCTCACACATTCCCTGACAAGGGGTACTtaaagcatctctagcagacccgtaTAAGTGGTCAAACCCGGAAAATAACCGTTTTTTGTAATTCCAGTTAAAAAAACAAGCCTGAACAGACCCCTTAAAATTGTCCAACCCTTAAAAAAATTTAAGAGGCCATGTAAACACGAACGCGAAACCCTCATATATACAGTTTTGAGGACAACTTTGCCAGGACCCTGCATACCGGTCACGTTACCGGTTGAGGAAGCTTTGCTCCCGCCAACACCATGAAGCTCGCCCAGCTGCCGCGCCCGTCCACCTCTCGGCCGCCGTGCCTGTCCGATAGTCGGCCGGCCCTCCATCCTGGCCGCCGCGCTCGCCCGTGGCTCTGCGGCTCTCGAatggagctagctagctagctcaatCCATTCGAACGGAGCTAGCTAGCCGCTCAATCGATTCGAAGAGTTAGCTAGCTAGCTCGATGCGCCGGCCGTTCGATTCGGCCACCGCCTCTGAAACCCTGGCCTCCGCGCGCGCCTCGCGTTTTTCCTCGTCCGCCTGTCCGCCGGATtgacgcgaggaagaagacgactaaAAAAAGAGCTAGCTCTAGGTCTGTTCGGTATAGTCGGAGAATATTCTTTTTTACGGGTTGATTATACGGAGTCTGAGTCTATCCTCGCCCGCGCCGGCCTGCATATACTCTTTTTCGCGAACTGCAAAATACTTATGCAGGTCGggattttgcggggtctgctagagatgctcttaggcccTGTTTGTGTCATCGTTGATCTGATTCGAATCACCTGGGGATTCACTTTGGTAGAAAGTGGACTCACAGTTATGTAAGACCCTTTTTCCAATTTTGATTGAATTTGAATCATCTGTAGCTTCGCTTTAGTGGTGAACCGTCGAATCAGCTTCGTCATCAaagtacactttgaggtgcttcaTAAAATTGCATTAAAAATGGCCTGAATCCAGATTCAGCTTCACTAGCATAGCTGATTCAAAATGGTTGTTTGTTTTAGATTTCATATCTAGCTTCACTAACAATGTTGGCTTCAATGGCAAAACTGATTCACAATAGTTGTTTGTTTCAAATTTCAGATTCAGCTTCACTCGCAAAGCTGAATCTAGTTCCTAAAGCTCAAACAGACAGGACCTTAGCCGCATGTGGGTAACAGTTCTATGCACATTGATTGTTTAATACTATAATATTGACATGGCCATCCTCCGCACCACAAGTTTAGACACAACCGTCGCCACCTCTTCAAGAAAAAAAGATTAGGGTTTCCCCGCCTCCCACTGGCGTCGTCATCAGCCTGCCTCGTCTCCAGTGGCCTTAGGACCATGGAGGCACTGTGGACCTCATCCCTTGCCGCTATGAGGGATCTTGCTCTGTTTTTAGGTGTTTTTTGAGTTtgtttagggtttgtgtcctgctcacgAAGACGAGGTGGTGAAGGCTCCCTAAAGATGAAATGAACCTGTCCCCGCCTAGCCCCCCTTCTGATGATGTGTCTAGCGTCGGCTGAGGGCATGTGAAGGTGTGTCCGCCAGGCACGCACGCATACCCGCTCAAGACAATGAGCTTCCTGCATCGCACGCGCGCGAATCGTCCAGATTAAGATTAACCGACACCTGGCCCCAGAAGAAGAACTTTGCTAATACTAATGATCTTCAGAAGGCCGGAAATTTGCTAGTCAAACGGCACGCCCACTACGATTCTGGTAGTAGAATTAACATCCGTAGGTTGCTTCATGATTGAAGTCGTTGAGGTGATGTATGTTTCGGTGTCCGATATCTTTGTATCTTGTTTTGGGTGTGTATtgtgtgcaatgatatgatagcgTGTGTTTGTGTCGGTTTGTTCGATGGATACTGGTTGCTATATAATATAAAGgcgggaaaccctttttcgtcaaGTTGACGATGATGCGTCGGTTCCATCCATCCATTCGAgtgacactctctctctctctctctctctctttctctctctctctctctctctctctctatatatatatatatatatatatatatatatatatatatatatagtatttgTATGGATTTCTGGAATTGATAATCATAGAGGAGCCCTCTTTACCATTCTGTATAAATGGACTATTCTATTTGTATAGATATTGGTAGAGGGGCGTATCCAACCCTCTTTTATCCACTAGTTACCCCTCTTTAGTTTAAGAGTATAGAGCAGTTTGGTAGCTCATAAGGCTCATAACCTTGGGGTTGCGGGTTCGATTCCCACTACCGGCTCCATACTCCTTCTTTATGATATATGCAtgatataatatatacatcatgcATTTGTATCTGGATTTTTTGATTTCCTAAAAGAGTTTTGGTCTAACAGTTTTTTctcggaagaagaaaaaaaaataaaagaaagaataaaatatGAAAGAAAAGCGTCCATTGTCTAATGGATAGGACAGAGGTCTTCTAAACCTTTGGTATAGGTTCAAATCCTATTGGACGCAATCTTATTTCTATCTATTCTTTAAATAACTATACTAAACTAAAAACAAAGAAAACTTTTTTGCATGATTCAAATGAAAAATCTTTCTCAACGATTCCTATTCTACTAACAAGAGTAGACATGCAAAATTTATTTGTTACTGAAGAGAAAACCGTTCCAGCTGTTCCTGAATAGCTTCCTTCAAAAGGATTTCCGCTTGCTCGGTGAATGTCTTGCTAGAAGATATAATTTCTTGGAATTGAGGTTTAGTATCTTTTAGATGTTTACGTAACTCATCCAGAAATTTATTTACCTGTTCAATTTCTAACGAATCAAGATATCCTCTTGTTCCGGTATAAATAGTAGCTATCTGCTCTTCCACTGGGAGAGGATTTGCCTGGGATTGTTTAAGCAATTCCCTTAATCGTCGACCCCTTGCCAATTGATTCTGACTTGTTTTATCGAGAGCAGAGGCGAATTGTGCAAAGGCTTGTAACTCTGCGAATTGAGCTAGTTCCAATTTTGATTTGCCAGCTACTTGTTTCATGGCTTTAATTTGAGCCGCGGATCCTACTCTGGAAACAGAAATACCCACATTAATAGCGGGTCGAATTCCGGCATTGAATAGATCCGCAGATAAGAATATTTGTCCATCTGTAATGGAGATTACATTAGTAGGAATATAGGCGGAAACGTCTCCAGATTGAGTCTCAACTATTGGTAAAGCGGTCATACTTCCTTCGCCTAAAAGAGAATTTAATTTAGCGGCTCTTTCTAAAAGGCGTGAATGCAAATAAAAAACATCCCCTGGATAAGCCTCACGGCCGGGAGGTCTTCTTAATAGAAGGGACATTTGGCGATAAGCTTGTGCCTGTTTGGAGAGATCATCATAAATTATTAAAGTATGCCGTTCGCGGTACATAAAATACTCAGCCAGGGCTGCTCCCGTATAAGGAGCGAGGTATTGTAATGTAGCAGGTGAATCCGCCATTTCAGCTACTACAATAGTGTATTCCATGGCCCCCTCCTCATGGAAAGTAGTTACTACTTGAGCTACGGAGGATGCTCTTTGACCGATAGCTACATAAACACATATTACACCTTGCCCTTTTTGATTGAGAATTGTATCTGTGGCTACTGCTGTTTTGCCAGTCTGTCTGTCCCCAATAATTAACTCTCGCTGACCGCGCCCTATAGGGATCATCGAATCGATAGCAATAAGCCCTGTTTGAAGAGGTTCGTATACGGAACGCCTGGAAATTATACTTGGAGCAGGAGATTCAATTAAGCGAGATTCGGAAGCTATAATTTCGCCTTTCCCATCAATAGGTTTAGCCAGAGCATTTACAACACGACCCAAGTAAGCCTCACTCACGGGTATCTGAGCAATTCTTCCTGTTGCTTTTACAAAACTTCCCTCTTGTATCATCAACCCATCGCCCATTAATACAATCCCAACATTTTTGGATTCCAAATTCAGAGCAATACCCCTAGTACCTTCTGCAAATTCGACTAATTCACCTGAC encodes the following:
- the LOC123104770 gene encoding ATP synthase subunit alpha, chloroplastic, producing MATLRVDEIHKILRERIEQYNRKVGIENIGRVVQVGDGIARIIGLGEIMSGELVEFAEGTRGIALNLESKNVGIVLMGDGLMIQEGSFVKATGRIAQIPVSEAYLGRVVNALAKPIDGKGEIIASESRLIESPAPSIISRRSVYEPLQTGLIAIDSMIPIGRGQRELIIGDRQTGKTAVATDTILNQKGQGVICVYVAIGQRASSVAQVVTTFHEEGAMEYTIVVAEMADSPATLQYLAPYTGAALAEYFMYRERHTLIIYDDLSKQAQAYRQMSLLLRRPPGREAYPGDVFYLHSRLLERAAKLNSLLGEGSMTALPIVETQSGDVSAYIPTNVISITDGQIFLSADLFNAGIRPAINVGISVSRVGSAAQIKAMKQVAGKSKLELAQFAELQAFAQFASALDKTSQNQLARGRRLRELLKQSQANPLPVEEQIATIYTGTRGYLDSLEIEQVNKFLDELRKHLKDTKPQFQEIISSSKTFTEQAEILLKEAIQEQLERFSLQ